Proteins from a genomic interval of Yoonia sp. GPGPB17:
- the pdxR gene encoding MocR-like pyridoxine biosynthesis transcription factor PdxR, which produces MSISVETFFLDPSAEGTLQARIQQMVAQGILAGRFRPGERLPSSRKMASHLGVSRITVTLAYTELVADDYLTSRGRSGYFVSDNAPEPPAFPAQRFNAGTVDWARTIGQRFTPGLSLNKPANWADHRYQFIYGQADKTLFDSANWRLCALRALGMRDFSALTSDYFDGDDPQLVDFIARQTLPRRGILANPEEILITMGAQNALWLSAQVLLNSRRRAAIEDPCYPALRTILTQSRCQLSVIPVDHDGLPPHDLPDQTDVVFTTPSHQCPTAATMPLERRQALLEKAETEDFVIVEDDYEFEMSFLKSPSPSLKSLDKNGRVIYVGSFSKSLFPGLRLGYLVGPAPFIREARALRATVLRHSPGHIQRTLSYYLSLGHYDALVRRMSKTYHERRQVMVNALGEHGLTIAGQGTYGGSSVWLKAPDGVDTRRLAERLQGDSVLVEPGAPFFAGEDPPNNYLRLAYSSIPASRISEGIRLIANAIQNN; this is translated from the coding sequence ATGTCCATCTCAGTTGAAACATTCTTCCTCGATCCCTCTGCCGAAGGTACGCTGCAGGCGCGTATCCAACAGATGGTTGCACAGGGTATTCTTGCGGGGCGGTTCCGTCCGGGCGAACGGCTGCCATCATCGCGCAAGATGGCGTCCCATCTGGGTGTGAGCAGGATCACCGTGACTTTGGCCTATACAGAGCTGGTCGCGGATGACTATCTGACATCGCGCGGCAGATCGGGGTACTTTGTATCGGACAACGCGCCCGAACCCCCCGCCTTTCCCGCGCAGCGCTTTAATGCAGGCACAGTCGACTGGGCGCGGACCATCGGACAACGTTTCACGCCGGGACTAAGCCTTAATAAACCAGCGAATTGGGCCGACCACCGCTATCAGTTTATTTACGGCCAAGCCGACAAGACGCTCTTTGACAGCGCCAACTGGCGGCTATGCGCATTACGTGCTTTAGGGATGCGGGACTTCAGCGCCCTCACATCTGACTATTTTGATGGCGATGATCCGCAATTGGTCGATTTCATTGCTCGTCAGACCTTGCCGCGCCGGGGTATCCTAGCCAACCCCGAGGAGATTCTGATCACAATGGGCGCGCAGAATGCGCTGTGGCTTTCAGCACAGGTTCTTTTGAACAGCCGACGTCGGGCCGCAATCGAGGATCCTTGCTATCCGGCACTCCGTACCATCCTGACACAGTCCCGTTGCCAACTCAGCGTAATACCCGTGGATCATGACGGGCTGCCGCCGCACGATTTGCCGGACCAAACAGATGTCGTCTTCACTACGCCAAGCCACCAATGCCCCACGGCGGCAACAATGCCACTTGAGCGACGCCAGGCCCTTTTAGAGAAAGCTGAAACCGAGGATTTCGTGATTGTGGAAGATGATTATGAATTTGAGATGTCATTTCTGAAATCCCCATCCCCGTCTTTGAAATCGCTCGATAAGAACGGCCGGGTGATTTACGTTGGCTCCTTCTCCAAATCCTTGTTCCCCGGTTTGCGCCTTGGCTATCTGGTCGGACCAGCGCCGTTCATCCGCGAGGCCCGCGCACTGCGCGCGACTGTTCTGCGCCATTCACCTGGCCATATTCAGCGCACGCTCAGCTACTACCTATCCTTGGGACATTACGACGCGCTCGTCCGGCGCATGAGCAAAACATATCATGAGCGGCGGCAGGTCATGGTCAACGCACTGGGCGAACATGGGCTGACCATTGCGGGTCAGGGGACATACGGTGGTTCCTCGGTCTGGCTCAAAGCACCGGATGGTGTTGATACACGGCGTCTTGCTGAACGTTTACAGGGCGATAGCGTCTTGGTCGAACCCGGGGCGCCGTTTTTTGCAGGTGAAGACCCACCAAACAATTATCTCAGACTGGCCTATTCTTCGATCCCGGCTTCGCGCATCTCTGAGGGAATTCGCTTGATTGCGAACGCAATCCAGAATAACTGA
- the xsc gene encoding sulfoacetaldehyde acetyltransferase: MKMTTEEAFVKTLQAHGIRNAFGIIGSAMMPISDIFPKAGITFWDCAHEMTAGMMADGYTRATGEMSMMIAQNGPGITNFVTSVKTAYWNHTPCLLVTPQAANKTIGQGGFQEMEQMNLFADCVAYQEEVRDPTRICEVLARVISKAHRLSGPAQINIPRDFWTQVVDIEIPAPINFEVSPGGTDSITAAAEMLSTAKFPVILNGAGVVLAEGGIEASRVLAEKLDAPVCVGYQHNDAFPGNHPLFAGPLGYNGSKAGMELISKADVVLALGTRLNPFSTLPGYGIDYWPTNAKIIQVDINPDRIGLTKKVTVGIVGDAAKVATGITAQLADTAGDAGRAERKNTIAQTKSAWAQELTSLDHEQDDPGTTWNERARAARPDWMSPRMAWRAIQAAMPEDAIISSDIGNNCAIGNAYPSFPTGRKYLAPGLFGPCGYGLPAIIGAKIGQRDVPVIGFAGDGAFGISVNELTAIGRREWPAITQIVFRNYQWGAEKRNSTLWFNDNFVGTELDTQVSYAGIANACGLKGVEARSMDELTEVLNQAIKDQMENNKTTLIEVILNQELGEPFRRDAMKKPVEVAGIDASDMAAE, from the coding sequence ATGAAGATGACTACCGAAGAAGCCTTCGTCAAAACGCTCCAAGCACACGGCATCCGTAACGCATTCGGGATCATCGGCTCTGCCATGATGCCAATCTCTGACATTTTCCCAAAAGCTGGCATCACCTTCTGGGACTGCGCCCACGAAATGACCGCTGGTATGATGGCCGACGGCTACACGCGTGCAACTGGCGAAATGTCGATGATGATCGCGCAAAACGGTCCTGGCATTACGAACTTCGTCACATCTGTGAAGACCGCGTACTGGAACCACACACCTTGTTTGCTGGTCACGCCACAAGCGGCCAACAAGACCATCGGCCAAGGTGGTTTCCAGGAAATGGAACAGATGAACCTGTTCGCTGACTGTGTGGCTTATCAGGAAGAAGTCCGCGACCCGACACGCATTTGCGAAGTGCTGGCACGCGTGATTTCCAAGGCGCACCGGTTGTCCGGCCCGGCCCAGATCAACATCCCTCGCGATTTCTGGACTCAAGTGGTCGATATCGAAATTCCAGCGCCGATCAATTTTGAGGTCTCGCCCGGTGGGACAGACTCCATCACTGCGGCTGCTGAAATGCTCTCCACCGCCAAATTCCCGGTCATCCTGAACGGCGCTGGCGTTGTTTTGGCCGAGGGTGGCATCGAAGCCTCCCGCGTTCTGGCTGAAAAGCTCGATGCACCTGTCTGTGTCGGCTACCAGCACAACGACGCATTCCCCGGCAACCACCCGCTGTTTGCAGGTCCTTTGGGCTACAACGGGTCCAAGGCTGGTATGGAGCTGATCAGCAAAGCTGACGTTGTTCTGGCATTGGGCACACGTTTGAACCCCTTCTCCACATTGCCCGGCTATGGCATTGATTACTGGCCCACAAACGCCAAGATCATTCAAGTCGACATCAACCCTGACCGTATTGGCCTGACCAAGAAGGTCACTGTGGGTATCGTGGGCGATGCGGCAAAGGTTGCCACTGGAATCACCGCACAACTGGCGGATACCGCAGGCGACGCGGGCCGCGCAGAGCGTAAGAACACAATCGCACAAACCAAATCGGCTTGGGCGCAGGAACTGACCTCGCTTGATCACGAACAGGATGATCCGGGCACCACATGGAACGAACGCGCACGCGCCGCCCGCCCTGACTGGATGTCCCCGCGCATGGCATGGCGCGCTATTCAGGCTGCAATGCCTGAGGATGCGATCATCTCCTCCGACATCGGCAACAACTGCGCGATTGGTAACGCTTACCCAAGCTTCCCAACCGGGCGTAAGTACCTTGCACCCGGCCTCTTTGGTCCATGTGGCTATGGTCTGCCAGCGATTATCGGTGCGAAGATCGGTCAGCGCGACGTGCCTGTAATTGGTTTCGCAGGTGACGGCGCATTCGGTATCTCTGTAAACGAGCTGACGGCAATCGGTCGCCGTGAATGGCCCGCCATCACACAGATCGTGTTCCGCAACTACCAGTGGGGTGCTGAAAAGCGGAACTCGACGCTGTGGTTCAACGACAACTTCGTCGGGACAGAGCTGGACACACAGGTGTCCTACGCTGGCATCGCCAATGCATGTGGCCTGAAAGGTGTTGAAGCCCGTTCCATGGACGAGCTGACCGAGGTGCTGAACCAAGCAATCAAGGATCAGATGGAGAACAACAAAACCACGTTGATCGAAGTTATCCTGAACCAAGAACTAGGTGAGCCGTTCCGCCGTGACGCGATGAAGAAACCTGTCGAAGTGGCCGGTATCGACGCATCCGACATGGCAGCTGAATAA
- a CDS encoding sulfite exporter TauE/SafE family protein, translating to MSLLFDLGPGTAAALAFALLGAAYVRGYSGFGFSAIFIAFAALVTNPLPLIPVVFACEVLMTVFQARGIRGHVDWRRVLWLLLGAAIALPFSVSVILSVGEETARITISAIILVLSLVLLTGWTLKTRIGPLGHGGVGVISGACNSAGIGGLPVAAFMSAQPMEAAVFRATMIVYLTGLDLITLPWLWAGGLVTWDTVKALAMAFPILGLGIWLGSRQFLSASPSTFRRFAVMLLLTLSVLGLLRVVLRM from the coding sequence ATAAGCTTGCTATTCGACCTTGGCCCCGGCACGGCGGCGGCCCTAGCATTTGCTTTGCTTGGGGCCGCCTATGTCCGGGGCTATTCGGGTTTTGGGTTCTCGGCGATCTTCATCGCTTTCGCGGCCCTTGTGACAAACCCACTCCCTCTCATCCCGGTGGTCTTTGCATGCGAAGTGTTGATGACAGTCTTTCAAGCCCGCGGCATTCGCGGTCATGTGGACTGGCGTCGCGTGCTTTGGCTGCTGTTGGGGGCGGCCATCGCGCTGCCGTTCTCGGTCAGTGTGATCCTTTCAGTGGGCGAGGAAACGGCTCGGATCACCATCTCAGCGATCATTCTTGTTCTGTCACTGGTCTTGCTGACCGGTTGGACACTCAAAACCCGCATTGGCCCGCTTGGCCACGGCGGTGTGGGCGTCATTTCTGGGGCTTGCAACAGCGCCGGAATCGGCGGGTTGCCCGTCGCCGCATTCATGTCAGCACAACCGATGGAAGCCGCGGTTTTTCGCGCGACCATGATCGTCTATCTGACCGGGCTCGACCTGATCACACTGCCCTGGCTTTGGGCAGGCGGTTTGGTGACATGGGACACGGTAAAAGCGCTGGCAATGGCCTTTCCGATCCTCGGCTTGGGGATTTGGCTCGGCAGTCGACAATTTCTCTCCGCTTCCCCTTCGACATTCCGACGGTTTGCGGTGATGCTGCTTCTAACCCTCTCTGTTCTGGGCCTGCTTCGCGTCGTTTTAAGGATGTAA